In the genome of Rhodamnia argentea isolate NSW1041297 chromosome 3, ASM2092103v1, whole genome shotgun sequence, one region contains:
- the LOC125314340 gene encoding COP1-interactive protein 1-like produces MKERSLDIHAEKVELLTKADTEKKAARILELIKNETQSRKRGAKNSKREPELAGLVEDFLQQYQSLYAQYDHLKQNREKNNPRRSKREDSPSTSSSDSEYFSSEDVDGNLGESKNDRLVANSVPQKLEDDNKEMVILRDHLASIRKERETLSTEHMADLSKIKEAENVIKDLRLEVSERERELSALSKKHQVQEVEASLRTKELEGQIGGLKSELQSLRSQKSDLEVEVQSQASEAKKLKEKNEELQARLMELELISESKENEMSDLLKKLDDDEACAKSRLVQLEEQVRTLQREKSSLHVEKCMMEETVERLSFPRKLEDDNKEMIILRNHLASIRKEREILSTEHMAALSKITEAENVIKDLRLEVSEKKRELSTLSKKHQVLEVEASRRTTELEGQIGGLKSELQTLHSQKNDLEAEIQSQASEAKQLKEKNEELQARLMELELISKRKENEMSDLLKKLDDNENSAKSRFVQLEEQVRNLQMEASSLHVAKCTMEETVERLQKKVLASEKDVGQINTLNEELKLLESQIAKFQEKEAEIELNLIQIRTLKEEIAIISEEKERVSEENYCLAAQMKDMKLKMDALCARENDLLEQIRNHVHETNQCQEEKEELEARFFELESKSIERGNELLALQDKLKAEGDAYSSHISALTVRAKKLQEDVNSLLALKRHLESHNEKDRQESSPRCNIVQIESKSSEQEVVTPRRMARKFRLARSSLQEPMDAQLLERRMEEMADEFRMHFEDNIRLMSQRILVLEQLHMENKDSHKMMKERFQREHEGFKERSYVSKAEMGKIMDTSRAVSNALHQLDSIVSKFGEQNGNVLSRMSKVSKEIQCLRNKVSGGKDKVRCVKSNTVHRICAVDAKDMKNVLLSEESWALMTKVDDEGMEKMRTTKAIERLEKRVAELEDIARVREEMLFGLVDEKKEAIRQLCLSINYYRDRCLQYREVISKIAASRRRTT; encoded by the exons ATGAAGGAAAGAAGTCTTGACATTCATGCAGAAAAGGTCGAACTATTGACAAAAGCAG ATACCGAGAAAAAGGCTGCAAGAATCTTGGAGCTCATAAAGAATGAAACCCAAAGCAGAAAACGTGGGGCAAAGAACTCGAAGAGAGAGCCGGAACTTGCTGGGCTCGTCGAGGACTTCCTACAACAGTATCAGTCACTCTATGCACAGTATGATCATCTTAAGCAGAACCGAGAAAAAAATAATCCCAGAAGAAGCAAGAGAGAAGACTCTCCGTCCACCTCCAGCTCCGACTCCGAATATTTTTCTTCTGAGGATGTCGACGGCAACTTAGGAGAATCGAAGAATGATCGACTGGTGGCAAATAGTGTTCCTCAAAAGCTTGAGGATGATAACAAGGAAATGGTCATACTAAGGGATCATTTGGCTTCTAttaggaaagagagagaaactttgAGTACAGAGCATATGGCCGACCTGAGCAAGATCAAGGAAGCGGAGAACGTTATCAAAGATCTGAGGCTAGAAGtaagcgagagggagagagaactgtcggctctttcaaagaagcatcaAGTCCAAGAGGTTGAAGCATCGCTAAGGACAAAGGAGTTGGAGGGGCAGATAGGTGGCTTGAAATCCGAGTTACAGTCTCTGCGCAGTCAAAAAAGTGATTTAGAAGTAGAGGTTCAAAGCCAAGCTAGTGAAGCCAAAAAGctgaaagagaaaaatgaagaacttCAAGCTCGCCTTATGGAACTTGAACTCATATctgaaagcaaagaaaatgaaatgtcTGATCTCCTAAAGAAACTTGACGACGATGAGGCCTGTGCGAAGTCTAGACTTGTGCAGTTGGAGGAACAAGTCAGGACTCTGCAAAGGGAGAAGAGCTCCCTACATGTTGAGAAATGCATGATGGAGGAAACTGTGGAACGTCTAAGTTTTCCTCGAAAGCTTGAGGATGATAATAAGGAAATGATCATCCTAAGGAATCATTTGGCTTCTAttaggaaagagagagaaattttgagTACAGAGCATATGGCCGCTCTGAGCAAGATCACGGAAGCGGAGAACGTTATCAAAGATTTGAGGCTAGAAGTGAgcgagaagaagagagagctgTCAaccctttcaaagaagcatcaAGTCCTAGAAGTTGAAGCATCGCGGAGGACAACGGAGTTGGAGGGACAGATAGGTGGCTTGAAATCCGAATTACAGACTCTGCACagccaaaaaaatgatttagaagCAGAGATTCAAAGCCAAGCTAGTGAAGCCAAACAGCTGAAAGAGAAAAACGAAGAACTTCAAGCTCGCCTTATGGAACTTGAACTCAtatctaaaagaaaagaaaatgagatgtCTGATCTCCTAAAGAAACTGGACGACAATGAGAACAGTGCGAAGTCTAGATTTGTGCAGTTGGAGGAACAAGTCAGGAATCTGCAAATGGAGGCGAGCTCTCTACATGTTGCAAAATGCACGATGGAGGAGACTGTGGAACGTCTACAGAAGAAAGTACTGGCTAGCGAAAAGGATGTAGGTCAGATTAACACTTTGAATGAAGAACTCAAGCTCCTGGAGAGCCAGATAGCTAAGTTTCAAGAAAAGGAAGCAGAAATCGAACTGAACTTGATTCAGATACGAACTCTCAAAGAAGAAATAGCAATTATttctgaagaaaaagaaagagtatCCGAGGAGAATTACTGCCTTGCTGCGCAGATGAAGGACATGAAGCTAAAAATGGATGCTCTATGTGCAAGGGAGAATGATCTGCTAGAGCAGATTAGGAATCACGTCCACGAGACCAATCAGTGTCAAGAGGAAAAGGAGGAATTGGAGGCCAGGTTTTTTGAACTGGAGAGCAAATCGATAGAAAGGGGAAACGAGCTCTTGGCTCTGCAGGATAAACTTAAGGCCGAAGGGGACGCGTATTCGTCGCATATCTCAGCCTTGACGGTCCGAGCTAAGAAACTGCAAGAGGATGTCAATTCCTTGCTGGCCCTGAAGAGGCATTTAGAATCGCATAACGAGAAAGACAGACAAGAATCTTCACCGAGGTGCAACATAGTTCAGATCGAGAGCAAGTCAAGCGAGCAGGAAGTTGTTACTCCTCGCAGGATGGCTAGGAAATTTAGACTAGCTAGGAGTTCATTGCAAGAACCGATGGACGCTCAGTTACTTGAAAGGAGAATGGAAGAAATGGCAGACGAGTTCCGCATGCACTTTGAAGATAATATACGCCTGATGAGCCAACGCATCCTGGTCTTGGAGCAGTTACACATGGAGAACAAGGATAGCCACAAGATGATGAAAGAGAGGTTCCAGCGAGAGCACGAGGGGTTCAAGGAGCGGTCCTACGTCTCCAAAGCCGAAATGGGGAAGATAATGGACACTTCACGGGCGGTGAGCAATGCGCTTCACCAGTTGGACTCGATAGTCTCGAAATTTGGCGAGCAAAATGGGAACGTTTTAAGCCGTATGTCAAAAGTCTCAAAAGAGATCCAATGCCTGCGAAACAAGGTTTCAGGGGGGAAAGACAAAGTAAGATGTGTGAAAAGCAACACTGTTCATCGAATATGCGCAGTGGACGCCAAAGACATGAAGAATGTTTTACTTAGTGAGGAGAGCTGGGCTTTAATGACAAAAGTAGACGACGAGGGCATGGAGAAGATGCGTACAACAAAGGCCATTGAGCGACTCGAGAAGAGGGTGGCCGAACTAGAGGACATCGCGAGGGTAAGGGAAGAAATGCTGTTCGGGCTTGTGGATGAGAAAAAGGAGGCCATCAGGCAACTGTGTCTCTCAATCAACTATTACCGAGATCGCTGTCTTCAATACCGGGAGGTGATCTCGAAGATTGCTGCCAGCCGGAGGCGTACAACCTGA
- the LOC115754688 gene encoding COP1-interactive protein 1-like: MTKHRFRDSIKSLFGSHIDAEAGEQLKGTKSEIEAKVNRILKLIRDDHPEEDNQDPSGESKRRSLEELVNEFHKKYQSLYEQYDSLTAELRKKVSSKQSKDEPYSSSSDSDSDSDHSSKKGSKNGQLENDWEKITAEMKQELETANLEVADLKRKLTSMTEERETLQSECQVALSKVQEAENSIQELNIKAEKLEEERSEHFADNQKLTEKLEMLGTVEVEQKQRLVDMTTEKETLIAEREAALEKIEEGEKITIDLRNSVDQMKGEKKALELELESVKGHVSGMKEHQESAEQKIADLSHSLEVTLEENKSLSSKVSELSHDVENAQKKIEDVIRESGEMKKTLDEKERELLALTEVHQVHQNDASAQMEGLKAQITNLELELETVQTEKKDIQELVERKTTEAKQLAEENMQQTARAAQFEEMSKAREDEISALKMKLEDSEKESLSRTEDLTTQVKTLLHNLESLQAQKAEMEEQIVSKTDEASTQLSGLMDQVNTLQQELGSLGNQKAELELQLEKKSQELSENMVQTERLKEELTRKTIDQEKIMEEKEGLASRVKDLDLETATIRTQKDEMAEQIRTIEKENDLLREEKAELQRNVLKFQETLDSLHGHKSEIELQLETKTQDFSELSAQMEGLKQQLASDKYHHQKTMEEKDGMTVRIKDLMLEVDSLINHRIQLEEQIKSKSSESDQLQEENRRLQDSVLELERKLSEKEDEFSALHEKFEQGEAEASAKIMALETQINNLREDLDLLQSQKTQLELQFEKEKQESSESMMQMENQKSQVANQSEDLRRLLKEKEDAHKSLSEEHTLVGGLFQKCKESLERAEGRMKEMEAEFRSKFHSRDQTVADLEEMVEDLKRDQDLKEEEINSLTENVRHIEVKLRLSNQKLRVTEQLLTEKEESFRKAEAKFEQEQRALEERIASLSETVASNKEAYQKMIAKVSDEVKGSFITWEAVVQKFDTEFNNYGNCILEANNDLNVVKSWIRDANNVKRQLGEEVRELAEQLKDKKEQESFLKDLVEKLKVQVSEEEAEKGKLVIALNRIENKAEELETTLKDKDEAIFGLGEEKREAIRQLCVWIDYHRSLNDDLKEMLARTRTARGQRAGS; this comes from the exons ATGACAAAACATCGATTCCGAGATTCAATAAAGTCCTTATTCGGGAGCCATATTGATGCAGAGGCAGGGGAACAGCTGAAAGGAACTAAATCAG AAATTGAGGCCAAGGTGAATAGGATCTTGAAGCTTATCAGAGATGATCATCCTGAAGAAGACAACCAGGATCCATCTGGGGAGTCTAAAAGAAGATCGCTTGAAGAGTTAGTGAACGAGTTCCACAAAAAGTATCAGTCCCTGTATGAACAATATGATTCTCTCACAGCAGAGCTCCGGAAAAAGGTTAGTAGCAAACAAAGTAAAGATGAACCTTATTCATCAAGCTCTGATTCAGACTCAGACTCGGATCATTCCTCAAAGAAAGGCAGTAAAAATGGTCAATTAGAAAATGATTGGGAAAAAATCACAGCTGAAATGAAGCAAGAACTTGAAACAGCAAATCTAGAAGTTGCTGACTTGAAGAGGAAGTTAACAAGCatgacagaagagagagaaactctgCAGTCTGAATGCCAAGTAGCTTTGAGCAAGGTACAAGAAGCAGAAAACAGTATCCAGGAGTTGAACATCAAAGCTGAAAAGTTAGAGGAGGAAAGATCCGAGCATTTTGCTGACAACCAGAAACTGACTGAAAAGTTGGAAATGCTTGGTACGGTTGAAGTAGAACAAAAACAAAGACTGGTGGACATGACAACTGAGAAAGAGACCTTGATTGCAGAGAGAGAGGCTGCTCTGGAAAAGATTGAAGAGGGAGAAAAAATTACCATTGACTTGAGAAACTCTGTTGATCAGatgaaaggtgaaaaaaaagCTCTGGAACTGGAACTAGAATCTGTGAAAGGCCATGTTTCAGGTATGAAGGAGCATCAAGAATCAGCAGAACAGAAAATTGCAGATTTAAGCCACTCCCTAGAAGTCACTTTGGAAGAAAACAAGTCTCTATCTTCTAAAGTGTCTGAACTTTCACATGACGTTGAGAATGCACAGAAAAAGATTGAAGACGTCATCAGAGAATCAGGAGAAATGAAGAAAACTTTGgatgaaaaagagagggaaCTTTTGGCTCTGACAGAAGTGCATCAAGTCCATCAGAATGATGCATCAGCTCAGATGGAAGGCCTGAAAGCACAGATAACAAATCTCGAATTGGAACTTGAAACTGTGCAAACTGAGAAAAAGGACATACAAGAGCTGgtagaaagaaaaacaactgAAGCAAAACAACTGGCTGAGGAAAACATGCAACAGACAGCCCGAGCTGCACAATTTGAAGAAATGTCGAAAGCCAGAGAAGATGAAATATCGGCTCTCAAGATGAAGCTTGAGGATAGTGAAAAGGAGTCTCTCTCTAGGACGGAGGATTTGACCACGCAGGTGAAGACCTTGCTTCACAATCTGGAATCTTTACAAGCTCAAAAAGCTGAAATGGAGGAACAGATTGTTTCGAAAACTGATGAAGCATCCACCCAACTCTCTGGGCTAATGGATCAGGTTAATACATTGCAGCAAGAACTGGGATCTCTGGGAAACCAGAAAGCTGAACTGGAATTGCAACTTGAGAAAAAATCTCAAGAGCTTTCAGAAAATATGGTTCAGACAGAAAGATTGAAGGAGGAGTTGACAAGAAAAACTATTGATCAAGAAAAGATTATGGAGGAGAAGGAGGGTTTAGCGAGTCGGGTGAAGGACCTGGACCTAGAGACAGCTACTATACGCACCCAGAAGGATGAAATGGCAGAACAGATAAGAACTATAGAGAAGGAGAACGACCTGCTTAGAGAGGAAAAGGCAGAGTTGCAGAGAAATGTTCTCAAGTTTCAGGAGACTCTCGATTCTCTTCATGGACACAAAAGCGAAATAGAATTGCAGCTTGAAACAAAGACTCAAGATTTTTCGGAGCTCTCTGCCCAAATGGAGGGCTTGAAACAGCAGCTAGCGAGTGACAAATATCATCATCAGAAGACAATGGAAGAGAAAGACGGCATGACAGTCCGGATAAAGGACCTCATGCTTGAGGTGGATTCTCTGATCAACCACAGAATTCAACTGGAAGAGCAGATAAAAAGCAAAAGTAGTGAGAGTGATCAGTTGCAGGAGGAAAACAGAAGACTACAGGATAGCGTCCTTGAATTGGAGAGGAAGCTATCAGAGAAAGAGGATGAATTTTCTGCTCTAcatgaaaaatttgaacaaGGCGAAGCTGAAGCTTCGGCTAAAATCATGGCTTTGGAGACGCAAATTAACAATCTGAGAGAGGATTTGGATCTCTTGCAGAGTCAGAAAACTCAATTGGAACTACAAtttgaaaaggagaaacaaGAATCTTCAGAAAGCATGATGCAAATGGAGAATCAGAAAAGCCAAGTAGCCAACCAGAGTGAAGATCTGCGGAGATTGCTTAAAGAAAAGGAGGATGCACACAAATCGTTGAGTGAGGAACATACGCTAGTTGGAGGCTTATTTCAGAAGTGCAAGGAAAGCCTCGAGCGGGCAGAAGGTAGGATGAAAGAAATGGAAGCTGAGTTCCGCTCAAAATTTCATTCGAGGGACCAGACAGTGGCTGATTTGGAAGAAATGGTTGAAGATTTGAAGAGAGATCAAgatttaaaagaagaagaaatcaattcCTTAACCGAGAATGTACGACATATCGAGGTTAAGCTCCGTCTCTCAAACCAGAAGCTTCGGGTCACGGAGCAATTGCTGACTGAGAAGGAAGAGAGCTTCAGGAAAGCTGAAGCAAAATTCGAACAAGAACAGAGAGCTCTTGAAGAAAGGATTGCGTCCTTGTCTGAAACGGTTGCCTCAAACAAAGAAGCTTATCAGAAAATGATTGCAAAAGTCTCTGACGAAGTAAAGGGCAGCTTCATTACATGGGAAGCTGTTGTCCAGAAATTCGACACAGAATTTAACAACTACGGAAACTGCATTTTGGAAGCTAATAATGACTTGAACGTTGTGAAGAGCTGGATAAGAGATGCAAATAATGTGAAACGCCAACTAGGGGAGGAAGTTCGTGAATTAGCAGAGCAGCTGAAGGATAAGAAAGAACAGGAGTCGTTCTTGAAGGATCTGGTTGAGAAGTTAAAGGTGCAAGTCAGTGAGGAAGAAGCTGAAAAGGGGAAACTGGTTATAGCTCTAAACCGGATTGAGAATAAGGCCGAGGAACTCGAGACAACATTGAAGGACAAGGACGAGGCGATCTTTGGTcttggagaagagaagagggaaGCAATCAGGCAACTCTGCGTCTGGATTGATTATCATCGCAGCCTTAATGATGATCTCAAGGAAATGCTAGCCAGGACGAGAACAGCCAGAGGCCAGAGGGCAGGCTCTTAA